A region of Diospyros lotus cultivar Yz01 chromosome 3, ASM1463336v1, whole genome shotgun sequence DNA encodes the following proteins:
- the LOC127796596 gene encoding putative pentatricopeptide repeat-containing protein At5g40405 translates to MSSLRCVAKHPTISLVESCISLMEIKQIHAQLLINGLLNDPFLHGQFVASIALKHPRNLDYATRVLDQSDSPSFFALNSMIRAHSKSSNPQRSFHFYNNILRSTHNPHPDNYTFTFLIRTSAQLLASKAGPGVHAAVVKYGFETDPHVESGLIYMYAELGFVDCARKVFDEIPEPDLVAQTAMVTACAKSGDVDFARNLFDKMTHKDAIAWNAMIGAYAQCGKSREALNLFHLMQMEGVRINEVSMILVLSACSQLGALDQGRWAHAYIERYKIPMTVTLGTALIDMYAKCGNMNKAMEVFWGMKEKNVYTWSSAMGGLAMNGYGQKCLELFSLMKQEEVKPNEITFVSILRGCSVVGLVEEGLKHFNSMRKEFGLEPMLEHYGCMVDLYGRAGRLNEAIDFIKKMPVKPHAGAWGALLNACKMYRNTELGELASRKILELEAKNHGAYVLLSNIYADSKNWDGVSNVRQTMKTKGVEKLPGCSVIEVDGEVHEFFAGDKSHTRYAEIEAKLEEISKRLKLSGYVANTSPVHFDIEEEEKEDALCKHSEKVAIAFGLISLKEGVPIRIVKNLRVCWDCHVVTLMISQIYKREIILRDRNRFHHFKGGHCSCKGFW, encoded by the coding sequence ATGAGCTCCTTGCGATGTGTGGCGAAACATCCAACAATTTCTCTGGTGGAATCATGCATCAGTCTCATGGAGATCAAGCAAATCCATGCCCAGCTGCTTATCAACGGCCTTCTCAACGACCCATTTCTCCATGGCCAATTCGTCGCCTCCATTGCCCTGAAGCACCCAAGAAATCTAGATTATGCCACCCGGGTCCTGGACCAATCAGATAGCCCATCCTTCTTTGCCTTGAACTCCATGATCAGGGCCCACTCCAAGAGCTCAAACCCTCAGAGAAGTTTCCACTTTTACAACAACATTCTACGCTCCACTCACAATCCTCACCCCGATAACTACACCTTCACGTTCTTGATCCGCACCAGCGCGCAATTGCTGGCGTCTAAAGCAGGCCCGGGTGTCCATGCCGCGGTGGTGAAATATGGGTTCGAAACTGACCCGCATGTTGAAAGTGGGTTGATTTACATGTATGCTGAACTGGGTTTTGTGGATTGTGCGCGCAAGGTGTTTGATGAAATTCCCGAGCCGGATTTGGTGGCCCAGACTGCGATGGTGACTGCGTGTGCTAAATCGGGTGATGTTGATTTTGCGCGCAATCTGTTTGATAAAATGACTCACAAGGATGCTATTGCGTGGAATGCTATGATAGGAGCGTATGCACAGTGTGGGAAATCAAGGGAGGCCCTGAACTTGTTTCACCTGATGCAAATGGAGGGTGTGAGAATTAATGAGGTGTCAATGATTTTGGTTTTATCCGCGTGCTCTCAATTGGGTGCATTGGATCAAGGGAGATGGGCACATGCATATATTGAGAGATATAAGATTCCAATGACTGTTACACTGGGAACTGCACTCATTGACATGTATGCAAAGTGTGGGAACATGAACAAGGCAATGGAAGTGTTTTGGggaatgaaggaaaaaaatgtCTATACTTGGAGTAGTGCCATGGGCGGACTAGCGATGAATGGGTATGGTCAAAAGTGTCTTGAGCTCTTTTCCCTTATGAAACAGGAAGAGGTTAAGCCAAATGAGATCACTTTTGTTTCGATTTTAAGGGGTTGTAGTGTTGTTGGATTGGTTGAGGAAGGCCTCAAGCATTTTAACTCTATGAGAAAAGAGTTTGGGCTTGAACCTATGCTCGAGCATTATGGATGCATGGTTGATTTATATGGCCGAGCTGGCCGCTTAAATGAAGCCATagactttataaaaaaaatgcctGTGAAGCCTCATGCTGGTGCTTGGGGTGCTTTGCTTAATGCTTGCAAGATGTACAGGAACACAGAGCTGGGTGAACTTGCATCGAGAAAGATACTAGAGCTAGAAGCCAAGAACCATGGAGCCTATGTACTCCTGTCAAATATCTATGCAGATTCCAAGAACTGGGATGGTGTTAGTAATGTGAGGCAAACAATGAAGACCAAGGGTGTCGAAAAGCTTCCAGGTTGTAGTGTTATAGAGGTCGATGGTGAAGTTCATGAGTTCTTTGCAGGGGATAAGTCCCATACTAGATATGCTGAAATTGAGGCAAAATTAGAAGAGATATCAAAGAGGCTAAAGTTATCAGGTTATGTTGCTAACACTAGCCCTGTTCATTTTgacatagaagaagaagaaaaagaggatgCCTTATGTAAACATAGCGAGAAGGTTGCCATTGCTTTTGGATTGATTAGTTTGAAGGAAGGTGTGCCCATTAGGATTGTGAAAAACCTTCGTGTTTGTTGGGATTGTCATGTTGTAACACTAATGATATCTCAAATTTACAAGAGAGAGATTATATTGAGAGACAGGAATAGATTTCACCATTTTAAAGGTGGACACTGTTCTTGTAAGGGTTTCTGGTAA